The Balaenoptera acutorostrata chromosome 2, mBalAcu1.1, whole genome shotgun sequence genomic sequence gcccccagcgctctccccatcacaggtgagtgacagcccccagcgctctccccatcacaggtgtgtgacagcccccaactctctccccatcacaggtatgttacagcccccagctctctccacatcacaggtatgaaACAGTcaccagctctctccgcatcacaggtatgtgacagcccccagctctctccccatcataggtgtttgacagtccccagctctctccccatcccaggtgtttgacaATCCCCATCTCCTTCCCCATCACAgttgtgtgacagcccccagctctctccccattagaGGTGAGtaacagcccccaggtctctccccatcacaggtgattttaagcccccagctctctccccatcacaggtatgtgacagcccccagctgtttccccatcacaggtgcctgacagctcccaactctctccccatcacaggtatgtgacagcccccagccgtctccacatcacaggtatgtgactgCCCCCtactgtctccccatcacaggtatgtgacagcccccagctgtcttccCATCACAGgggtgtgacagcccccagctctctccatatcacaggtgtgtgacagcccccctTCTCTTCTGGGCACCACTCCCCCATTTGGTCACAGCCTCCTCTTTCCCGATGCCCCACTAAATCCTCACATCTATTCACTTTTCCCTGGGACCCAAACTTCCCCAATGTAAGGCACAGTCACAGCCAAGCCTTGTTCTCGAGAACAGAGGGTTCGCTGGGCTGCTAAGCTCCGTGCTCTTCTACAGAACATATCTTCCATGGATTCTGTCTCTACATGGCTTTGTGTCCTTGATCCTGTCACTAGATCCCTTAGGATCTCAGACCGCTGACCTACAAAACTAGACCAGACCCAATGCCCTCTAAAGCCCCTTCTATTTCTGAGACCATGATTCTATGTGTTTTCTCACAGTAGTCTCCCCCGGTCCTCTCTGTGACCCTTTTGTGTACCGTGTGAAGGTTCAGGGTCATACAGGTGTTCTGTTGTTCCTCTCTCTGCATCTTCAGGTGAGGCCACACATCTGTGTCTTGTCGACACCTCCCCCGAAAGGTTTCCCTGTCTTTGTCCTCTCCTATATGAAGGTCATGAATGAATCACCAATCCCCAAATTCCCTGGCAAATGCCGGTGCTATCAGACAGAGCCTGTGAAAACAGCCTAAATCAAGCCTGTCCTTTGCAGAAGAGATTTCTGACTTAACCATGCAGATTGCGGAAATGAGCCAGAATCTTCAGGAAGTGGAGAAGACCAGGAAGCAAGTGCAGCAGGAAAAGTCAGACCTCCAGGCTGCCCTGGAAGAGGTGGAGGCACGTGTCTGGAATGTGAAGGATGGCGGGGTGCTGAGGAAGGGGACTAGACCACCCCCAGGGGCCCTTCCTGCAGGAGGCACTGGGGCTCCAATGGGAAgaatccagccccacccccgccctggggGGGGGACCAGCTGCTCTCTGCTGCCTCGCCTCATGGGTGTTCTCTAGTCCATCGTATTTCTcctattgaataaataaacttgTTCATTATGTCCTCAACGTCTTCCTCTCAGAAAGCAAGAACTCAATTACCAAACATCCTGAGAGCCAGCTCAGAATCCCTTAGTTATAACAGAGAGTTATACACGGTCATCTTTGGCTGCTGGGAATTCTGTCTGGTCCAAAGAGTGCAGGATCCTGATGCTATCACCAGCTGTGGCCAGTGAGGGGCGGATGCTTAAGAGGGTCTAGGGAAATTTGCACTATGCAGGATAACAGGAGAGCAAttcctctgtctttctctgtcttttttgagAAGAGGTTGGCTCCTGACTTATGGTCACTATTTTAAAAGACACAGTAATCAAAATTTTTACTAATTGAAAACAATGCTCTGTCCTCCTCAAGACATAAGATTGTTAACAACAAAGCTTCAGTTCTAGTTTCATTACTAGTAACAATTTGGGAGCAAACTGTTTGACCTTTTTGAGTACTGttctatttatttgtaaaatgagccTAATAATACCCTTTTTATTCTAATGGGGATGAAAAACCTCATTCAAGAAGGTGGCTGCCCCCGGCAATCCCAATCACTCCTTTACTTTTATCAGGGTTCCTTGAAGCATGAAGAGGGCAAGATTTTGCGTGTCCAGCTAGAGTTGAACCAGCTGAAATCTGAGCTTGACCGCAAGATCACTGGGAAGGAAGAACTCGAGCAGCTGAAAAGAAACAGCCAGCGGGCAGCAAAGGTCATGCAAAGCGTGCTGGATGCTGAGATCCGGAGCCGGAATGTTGCTCTGAGGCTGAAGAAGAAGATGGAGAGAGACCTCAGTGAGATGGAGATTCAGCTGGGCCACTCCAACCGCCAGGTGGCAGAGACCCAGAAACACCTGTGCTCAGTCCAGAGCCAGCTCAAGGTGAGTGCACGGCCCCTGGAGGACCTGGCGGGACCTCAGCCTGCCCTGGGCTCCGGTCTCACCCCTGGTTTCTCTTGAAGGACTCCCAGCTGCATCTGGATGACGCCCTGAGGAGCAGCGAGGATCTCAAGGAGCAGCTGGCCCTCGTGGAGCGCAGGAATGGCCTCTTGCTGGAGGAGCCGGAGGAGAGGAAGGTGGCCCTGGCGCGGACGGAGCGCACCCGCAAGCTGGCGGAGCACGAGCTGCTGGAGGCCAGCGACCGCGTGCAGCTCCTTCACTCCCACGTGTGTCCGTCCTCACTGCACTCTGGGTCCACCCTGGAGGCAGGCAGGACCCAGGCTTGATGGAGAGGAGTTCCCACCGCTCCTTCCAGGCTAGTGGTCAAGACAAACTTTCATTAGGCCTAGTTCTTGGAATAACTTGGTCTCTAGATGGACAGATTGCTGAGCTTTCTTTTATCTGAAGATAAAAGATCATGGGGAAATCAGAGCAAGGCATGACAAATTATTGCATAAAAGGGCTGGAAAAGGCTTCACAGAGGCAGTAACATTTAAGCTGCAAGCTTAGAAAATTAGGATTGtcttttgaaataattacttTTAGGAAAGTTAAAGAATTGcttgtttcatttcttatttttttggaccacaccacatggcatacgggatctcagttccccaaccagggatcgaacccgcaccctgCGCGGTGGAAACACAAAGctctaatcactggaccgccagggaattcccccaaaattccttgctttaaaaactattttttgaattagccaaaaaactagaaaaataccAACCATATTGTTAGCATTTTGGGATCTCCTATTCTAGGCTCTTGTTTCTATagaaaaatatgatattttttgTAAACGTGATCAATCCTTTTgcaactttttttcatttaacaacgTGTTGTGAacatatttctatatgttaaaATAGTTTTCTACGATACGGTTCTTTCATGGCAGAAAAGCCGTCCATTGTAGTTGTGTATTACGGCACATGTATGTAATCAGGCTTCTATGGTTGGATATTTTTACACTGTTcccaataaaaatgtttgtgaTTAGAAGATTGTATGACTAACTTCTTCATAACTAAATTTTCACATATATCCATGATTACTATTTCCTTAATATTCCTAAAAGTAAGTAAATTCCTGGAAGTATATATTCATGGTCAAAACAGCAAAGACATTTATGATATGTTGTAAACTGGTCTTTCACAAAGTTGTCCCAATTTTTACTCCCATGGGGAAAATAAGTGAGAGTgcttagctattatttttttttaatcttcaccgATTTTATGGTTGAAaatgcctcattttaaaaattcttatttctttgattgattactaatgaggtggaacattttgtcatatttgttggctatttgtatttcttctggtGTGTCTtagctatttgtatttcttctggtGTGTCTTAGCTATTTGTACTTTTGcccttttttcttaatgatttgtcttttttacatattaaggaaggaaatattttttcagtaatgCACATTGCAAATGTTTCCTCGTTTGTCATCATCCTAACAACTCTGTACAATGTTTTGATCAtgagaattatttttcatttcacatagTTATGTCAACCATTTCCTTGTtccagcacctttaactaaataATTTATCCTTCCTCAAATATTTGAATGTCCACATTTATCATTTACTCAATTCTTTTATGTACAATTCTCGGGCCTGTTTTGGGATATCTGTCTATCAAaaatgaaagtctttttttttcccacctgtgtgaaaaataagaaatggaacGTTCTCGAGCGTGACTTCTTTCCCCACCCAACCCTCTCCCTTCCAATCGCTGTAAGTGTCCAAATGTAGCCCGAACCTcttatctaatttttcttgtaGAACACGTGCCtgataaataccaagaaaaaactGGAAGCTGACATAGCCCAATGCCAGGCAGAGGTGGAGAAGTCTATCCAGGAGTCCAAAAATGCAGAGGAGAAGGCCAAGAAGGCCGGCACGGATGTGCGCTCCATTCTTATCAGAGGTGCTGTCTGGAGATAAGAAAGGGGCTTCTACGCCGCCCCTTGGGGACCTGCAAGTAGGTGTCTTCTCCGCACCCCTGCATTCAGTCAGTGGTGGCTTCCTGGAGAGACGGAAGGAGGCGGAGCCTCAGCAGAGGCAAAGCGGGAGGGGAACCGTGCAGCATCAGCGGTGGCTGCGGCAAGGAGGAAAGCATCAGCGTGCCTAGTGCCAG encodes the following:
- the LOC130707047 gene encoding LOW QUALITY PROTEIN: myosin-8-like (The sequence of the model RefSeq protein was modified relative to this genomic sequence to represent the inferred CDS: substituted 1 base at 1 genomic stop codon) — its product is MTEEISDLTMQIAEMSQNLQEVEKTRKQVQQEKSDLQAALEEVEGSLKHEEGKILRVQLELNQLKSELDRKITGKEELEQLKRNSQRAAKVMQSVLDAEIRSRNVALRLKKKMERDLSEMEIQLGHSNRQVAETQKHLCSVQSQLKDSQLHLDDALRSSEDLKEQLALVERRNGLLLEEPEERKVALARTERTRKLAEHELLEASDRVQLLHSHNTCLINTKKKLEADIAQCQAEVEKSIQESKNAEEKAKKAGTDAAMMAEELTEKEQDTSAHLERTKKNLEQTVKDLHHRLDEAEQLALKGGKKHIQKLEARVRELEGEVESEQKRNAEAVKGLRKHERRVKELTYXTEEDRKNVLRLQDLVDKLQAKVKSYKRQAEEAEEQSNTNLAKFRKLQHELEEAEERADIAESQVNKLRVKSREIHTQVSAE